A DNA window from Chiloscyllium plagiosum isolate BGI_BamShark_2017 chromosome 9, ASM401019v2, whole genome shotgun sequence contains the following coding sequences:
- the LOC122553190 gene encoding uncharacterized protein LOC122553190, whose product MFAIFHPWLAGLVLGLYSSMGPEAHPILAQFPKNVKIPEGGTVQIQCRLERSFRNNTVENYTVHWYHPGNKTRTLLTHYVNGVTYRSREFSERFQLSRNVSSNSYILTIRELQLNDTNTYICGIWGNVFGKGTWLNVTSANVPVLLQCPSLEHVTEGHTVRLQCTVRNATVTHTDVHWYREQPGNNTEWVLIHDVRNNTQWSPGFTERFQSSRHPSNNSFILTITNVQPSDTGIYFCKVWGDISGNGTQLNVTVPAVGMNSELWSVWISVGAVLGIILVAGAAICFCIRHTRKLSSSSSHGTGEHSLMLEYENISAFRNTRKSDDLQVDPDQIYVNMPHIVKLLPDG is encoded by the exons GTCCTGAGGCACATCCCATTCTCGCTCAGTTCCCAAAAAATGTGAAGATACCAGAGGGTGGAACTGTGCAGATTCAGTGCCGTTTGGAGAGAAGCTTCAGAAATAACACAGTGGAAAATTACACTGTCCACTGGTACCACCCTGGAAACAAGACACGTACCTTATTGACTCATTATGTTAATGGAGTTACTTACCGATCGAGAGAATTCTCTGAACGGTTTCAGCTTTCCAGGAATGTGTCCAGTAACAGCTACATTCTGACCATCAGAGAGCTGCAGCTCAATGACACCAATACCTACATCTGTGGGATTTGGGGGAACGTCTTTGGGAAAGGGACTTGGCTGAATGTGACCA GTGCAAATGTCCCAGTCCTTCTCCAGTGTCCGAGCCTGGAACATGTCACTGAGGGTCACACTGTCCGGTTACAGTGCACCGTGAGGAATGCtactgtgacacacactgatgTTCACTGGTACCGGGAACAACCAGGGAATAACACAGAGTGGGTTTTAATACATGATGTGAGGAACAACACACAATGGAGCCCAGGATTTACTGAGCGATTCCAGTCTTCCAGACACCCCTCCAATAACAGCTTCATTCTGACCATCACAAATGTGCAGCCCAGTGACACTGGGATCTATTTCTGTAAAGTGTGGGGAGACATCAGTGGGAATGGAACCCAGCTGAATGTAACAG ttcctgcagtgggaATGAACAGCGAGCTGTGGAGTGTCTGGATCAGTGTGGGGGCTGTACTGGGAATTATTCTCGTCGCTGGAGCTGCTATTTGCTTCTGTATCAGACACACTCGGAAACTGTCATCCT CTTCTTCCCATGGTACTGGAGAACACAGCCTGATGCTGGAATATGAAAACATTTCTGCTTTTAGAAACACAAGG AAATCGGATGATCTCCAAGTTGATCCCGATCAGATCTATGTG AACATGCCTCACATTGTTAAACTCCTTCCTGATGGCTGA